The region CCTCTGTGCTCTCCAATGGTTCTTTAGGTTCTTTCCCGCTCACCGTATTCCTTTCCTGAATCTTTCCGTCCAACCTTACGCCTCTTTTTCTTACTCAAGCTTCTTGTCTATAAGTAACATTGAGAACGAGGGAACttcttgaagttttttttctcccattatTCATCCAATCATTACAAAACTTTCTGACAAATCATGAAATATGtgacaaatgtgaaaacattgacaaaggtttttttttttaaaatgcatggaAATTTGTGGCTGAGTAGCTGCTGTGAACCCAACCTCATGGCACCCCATGATTGGATGAGCATAACTTACACATCCAATTTTTCAAGTTCTCCACTAAGACTCTTAAACCTCTGCTGTCTCCATCATCATTATTTCCTCATCTTTATTCGCAAaactctttttctctctccaggaGGCATCCTCCAGCCATCCAAAATGTGAAATAGCTGGCTCTTTGTTCAGAACTCTATTTCCCATCTATCCCAGTGATGcttccagctgcagctgcctgctACCCAGGGAGAGCCGCTGTGATGTTTAATCCAGCTGAAGCACTATGCTGGACTGGTTTCTCCGCTCTGGGAGCTGCTGTCTGCTAAAGTCAACcattcttctgtctgttttgtaCATATCATTCCTCATAAAGGCCAGAATGTGCTCACTTTTCTCATATGTCTGGACcttgtgtaaataaaaacaccGATTTTGAATTATTCTGCTAAAGGAGAATGCACATGCACTATTTTGTACCACTTTTAAATAAACAGGTTTATTTTTGAGCATGAAGCCTATTTTCTCTTAATTTAAggtttgagaagaaaaaaattaaatctcatCACATCTCaactcacacaaaacaaattcaatCAATTTTGTAACCAATAGTAGTGTCGTGTCAGTAATTTCTGAGATACAAAGGTGTTTAACAGGCTTGTGTGGGCTTCACAGCTAAAAGATGATTCACTTAAAAGTTCTGCCCGTCTGAAAAAATGCATTCTAGTAATCTGAGGTCACACATATTGCAATGTTTACACAGTGAATTTCAGCTGAAGGCCACACAATGGATCCACAAGCAGTAGCAGCATtaagattttgattttaaaaccaCATATTAGACGGGACGTAATAAGTTCCTCTTTACTGTATtgacaaaatgaacagaaacaaaaggtCCGACAATTTCCATCGTTTTCAGACTGAAGAGAGTGACCTTGGAGCTAAAATATCTACTACTCAATTCAAGAGTCAACTGGACCTGGTAGAAAAATGCTGCTCTGGTGCTCTCTGTGGGCTGAAAACATGAAAGGCAGTGAAACAGTTTCAACAGGTGTTCTTCATCAACTCATCTGATCGGCCaatatgatgtcacacacacacacacacacacacacacacagagtgtgtcTGGGAACGCAACATGGCGGATGGTTTGGAGTCAGCAGCAACTCAGCTTCTCTTTCCAAGTGATCAGCAGGAGATTGTGTCACAGTTAAATTAGATGTGAATTTTCTTCAACATTCCCTAAAGTTTAGATAGAAATCAAGTTcttacacaaagaaaacatttttaatcacaGAGCCTTTGAAATCCTTATTTTAATACTTAAATTCAAAGTAAAACTGTCTCAAACATAATAGTGCACAACAGATTCAGACTTTACTTGGCCTACACTTTGCAATTATCTTTTTTTCACACCGTCTAGTGAAGGAAGTGGCTGAGGTCCTCGTGAATCTGAGCCTCATCCCAGGGTCCATGGATGTTGTCCTTGTGCCTCTGTAGCCTGACGAGCAACAGGGGACACAGCAACGTAACGCTCCCCAAGGTCAGGGCTAGGAGTAGAGCTCCCCCTGGTGACTGGGAGCCCAAACCACCCACCCCTCCAATACATACCCCGACACACAACCCGGTAAACTGTCTTGGAGTGTTCTCCCTCAACTTCTGCAGCAGACAGGGCCACAGAGCGAACACCAGAAGAGCACAGCTGAGCATGGCGAAGGTGTGCAGAGCGCCAGGCAACCTGGATGCCAGACACACCGATGCAAACAGGGCTGCGTTTAGGGAGAGGCTGCCGGGTGGTGAGGGGTGGGCATAAGGGAACGACACCAGGTGGGCCAGGAGCATCACGGCTGACATGGCGTATACAGTGTCCGTGCTCACGGACTCTGTCAGTGTCTTTAGAACCGGTGAGAAGCCAAACGTGAAGGAAAGGAAAATAGTGGCACTCTGTAAGTCAGCCAGACGGGTCCGGAGCTCACAGCTTGATTCAAACTGAGACGTCAAAGCTTGATAGAGTCCATAACCCAGGAGGGCGCAGGTAAGGCTGGTCCACAGCAGCCTCTCAGGGGACAGCAGACCCTAAAGAGAAGAGGATTAACAAACCGTAGAATGCAAAGGATTTTATACTGTACTCTTGAGGATCACAGGTTTTCTAGAGCATTACCTGCTCCAGGTAGAGCCAGACAGTGATGAAAATGGCCACACAAGACAGCTGCTGTCCCACAAAGCCTGCCTCCTTCACCACCGGCCAGTAGCGGTACTGCCGGATGCCCTCGTTCCTTCGTAACTCCTCCAGGAACCGCTGGTCCACATAGTTGTCAGGATAAGGCTGGGGCTCCCACAGCACCTTCCTCCAGGGCGCAGCTGGACCTGGAGCACAGTCTGGCCCCAtcaccctgaacacacacacacacacacacacacacacacacacacacacacacacacacacacacacacacacacacacacacacacacacacacacacacatcagcaagAACTACAATCCACTTCTTGATGTtccatgtgaaaaataaaatctagaaCAACCCATAACATTGAGCTTTACAGATATCAGATGTTTTCCATCTCTGTCACTAAGAGGGGCCGTGATGGTTCATGTCGATAGAATTCAGTTTGTGTTTACAGCTACACCCAGTCTATTCATCGTGGCGATTCTGTATTTATACACTgaacattataaaattaaattgtgtTAAGGGACTTTTACGGCCCATCAAACCAGGTGACAAAACCTGGTATTACATCTCTGACGTGTTGTTTGCTGTCAGGTGGAAAAATCCCTCTTTATTCAGTCGATCAGCGCCGCTGATTATAAATGAATTCCTGTTAGTTCCGGATTTGACGCgataacaaagagaaaaaaaaaacacgtcatGCCTCCGTACCTATCAATCAACTTTAAAATGTTGTCGGCGTGTcaaaaaaccctcaaaacataaaaataaaaatgttttttcacctACCTGAGACGTGCTTATAAGCGACGTTACCGACTGGTCATGTCTTGACCCCGGAAGTGAAGTGATTTTGAGGTCACAGCGCCGCCTGCTGGTAGAAGCTGGAAAAGTCAATCATTAACTGGACCGGTGAACACCGACCAGCAGTTCGAATGTCCGCTGCTTTCTACAGCTCCTGGGAGATCTACACTGGCTggaatagtaaaaaaaatactgtaccttgattttttttctctcaccaaACCAGGCTAAACTGTCTGAGTACAGAATAATGCCTTCATAACATTTCCAGAGGAATCAGATAATCTGTGTCTGATATTCccaaaaatgtaatgattcaaTCTTGGTGTGAGGATGAAAAATAACAACGATCAGTTCCTTTCTTTTTAGTTCACCCAAGCTGAATCTGCAGAGTCGAAAAACTAGATGACCCAGTTCAGCACCTCAATGATCGGGGCCTCGAAATTGTGCTCAACAAATATTTAAGACcagatttcagaaaaaaaaggtttataaATCTACAGAACATTAGTTGAATAAATATCACATTGCATCATACCTCCCTTTTCTCAGTGATCCATCACAGTAGTCGAATACTGAAACAGTTAATCTCTTACTCAGGAACTTGGGACATgcttttgaaatatttgtagTCTTTATTTCATAGAATCTTAAACCAGTTTAAATTAACTAAAATTGTTTGACATCATTGAAGGAAAGAATCTTGACTTTGAGGTTAACATTGAACACAGCAGTGACAGAAGAATAAAGAATGGCGGTAAGAACCTCAACTGACAAGCTAATAACTATTGTCTACACCCACAGAGTTCTCAAAGCTTGTCATTACAGAATGTCTATTAAAAGGCTCCTCAATTATGAAAACGTGATGTCAGTCTGTGATCCTGAGCCGGGAATATTTAGAGAAAGGTCACAAGGCGCTTCAAGCTAAATTAGGGAATAACCATGTTTAATGACAATTGGGTATTCTGTCAGTAACAATAATGAAAAGCCACACACCACTCCTGAGCAATGCTATTTCATTTATGTATCAGTGCACACTCTAAACCTTTTGGGGCGGGgcagaaaaataacaataccTCTGCAATCCATCAAAAGttacaagaaaatatttaagCAATATTTGAGAACAACAGCCCCTCCTTAAAAGATGTAATAGAAAATCTTGGGACCAACAATGTTAACTCATGCTCAAAATTAGACAAAATGTTCTGTGGTATCAAAGACATAGTGCAAAGATCCGATGTTAGTTTTGAATGGTGGCTAAAATTTGAAGACCAAACAAAGTACAaagtacacacaaacatttgaaaagacGGCTGATGTGGCTGAGGCAGTGAGCAGAGCACCCTTGTAGTGGTGGTGATGACGTTCCAGGTGTCAGTGCGATAGAAATAGACTTAGAAATAGTCACCAGGCTCTGCGTCTTCACACAGTAGGTGTCTGTAAGTAGACACCTGCCAGTCACTCTGAGGCAGAGCTGGCTGCTATTTAGTTCACAAGACAGTCGGATGGCATGTTTGGTGTCCTCCTATAACGCACTCCTTTTGGATGACTGACTCTTTAGTAATGGCTTGAAACAGAACAGTGGCACTGAATTAATGCAAACACAACGTTCAAGGCAAGGGAAGAACTGTTGAAAGGCCTCACAGACTGGAACAAGGCTGGCAGCTTCACACTAACTGCTAAGGCATCggaagacaagaggaagacaTAACAGTGTGGTTTGCACACATAAATTAGATTCCTCAGACACCACATCATTAAAATATGTCCAAACAGGACAAGAAGTTTTTGCGATTGGCAGTCGGTCTGGTAgcttccagccttgtaaaaacaataatcacattttaac is a window of Antennarius striatus isolate MH-2024 chromosome 7, ASM4005453v1, whole genome shotgun sequence DNA encoding:
- the pigc gene encoding phosphatidylinositol N-acetylglucosaminyltransferase subunit C, with amino-acid sequence MGPDCAPGPAAPWRKVLWEPQPYPDNYVDQRFLEELRRNEGIRQYRYWPVVKEAGFVGQQLSCVAIFITVWLYLEQGLLSPERLLWTSLTCALLGYGLYQALTSQFESSCELRTRLADLQSATIFLSFTFGFSPVLKTLTESVSTDTVYAMSAVMLLAHLVSFPYAHPSPPGSLSLNAALFASVCLASRLPGALHTFAMLSCALLVFALWPCLLQKLRENTPRQFTGLCVGVCIGGVGGLGSQSPGGALLLALTLGSVTLLCPLLLVRLQRHKDNIHGPWDEAQIHEDLSHFLH